A genomic window from Rhodococcus sp. KBS0724 includes:
- a CDS encoding histidine phosphatase family protein — protein MQLLLIRHALPELAEVTEGRADPALTDEGHAQAHRLPAALAPYRITGLFSSPQKRALETAAPVSDVLGLPVTEHAGLAEYDAEQSHYIPMHQVLERAPQTYERIKAGWLPESVDADAFRVRVLGAIDDIVAATDNDATVAVFCHGGVVNIVLQELLGLERPLTFPIEYVSVTRVLVSRNGNRRVASVNETGHVRNMLRV, from the coding sequence GTGCAACTACTCCTGATCCGACACGCGCTCCCTGAACTGGCAGAGGTCACCGAGGGTCGTGCTGATCCCGCGCTGACCGACGAGGGTCACGCCCAGGCACACCGACTGCCTGCGGCGTTGGCCCCGTACCGGATCACGGGACTGTTCAGTAGCCCCCAGAAGCGCGCCCTGGAAACCGCGGCTCCGGTATCGGACGTTCTCGGACTACCGGTCACCGAGCACGCCGGGCTGGCCGAGTACGACGCCGAGCAATCGCACTACATCCCGATGCACCAGGTGTTGGAGCGAGCACCGCAAACCTACGAGCGGATCAAAGCCGGTTGGCTACCCGAATCGGTCGACGCCGACGCATTCCGCGTGCGTGTCCTCGGAGCGATCGACGACATCGTCGCCGCCACAGACAACGACGCCACCGTTGCGGTGTTCTGCCACGGCGGCGTCGTCAATATCGTTCTGCAGGAGCTACTCGGTCTGGAGCGTCCGCTGACGTTCCCGATCGAGTACGTCTCCGTCACTCGTGTTCTCGTGTCCCGCAACGGCAACCGTCGGGTTGCGTCGGTCAACGAAACCGGTCACGTTCGAAACATGTTGCGCGTCTAG
- a CDS encoding ABC transporter ATP-binding protein encodes MTAAIDTKKPSKLDDALTVEDLVVEFNVGKGQTVHAVSGISFTVAAGETLGVVGESGCGKSTAGRAIMQLPSPTSGSIRLGDVEMTTLDSEELRRSRTQLQMIFQDPISSLNPRRKVKALVTEGPSIWGGEDKAAIEARARAVLAEVGLDPDVVWDRTPRELSGGQCQRICIARALMLDPKVLICDEPVSSLDVSVQAQILNLLEDAKKRHGLSLLFIAHNMAVVKNISDRVMIMYLGRICEIVPAEDMQNRALHPYTQLLLSSIPDPDATVTAAQNVEQKVIELPSPLNPPSGCRFRTRCPLATDRCAEEVPELRLVDGGHQVACHNV; translated from the coding sequence ATGACTGCAGCAATCGATACCAAGAAGCCGTCAAAGCTCGACGACGCGTTGACCGTCGAAGATCTTGTTGTCGAGTTCAACGTCGGCAAGGGTCAGACAGTGCATGCCGTCTCCGGAATCAGTTTCACCGTCGCCGCGGGTGAAACTCTCGGTGTGGTCGGTGAATCCGGCTGCGGTAAGTCCACCGCCGGGCGAGCCATCATGCAGTTGCCTTCGCCGACATCGGGTTCCATCCGACTCGGTGACGTCGAGATGACAACGCTGGACTCGGAAGAATTGCGTCGCAGCCGCACTCAGCTGCAGATGATCTTCCAGGATCCGATCTCCTCTCTCAACCCGCGCCGCAAGGTCAAGGCGCTCGTGACCGAAGGGCCTTCGATCTGGGGCGGTGAGGACAAGGCCGCGATCGAGGCCCGCGCCCGCGCCGTCCTCGCCGAGGTCGGTCTCGACCCGGACGTGGTCTGGGACCGCACACCCCGCGAGTTGTCGGGTGGTCAGTGTCAACGTATCTGCATCGCACGGGCTTTGATGCTCGACCCCAAGGTGCTGATCTGCGACGAACCCGTCTCCAGTCTCGACGTCTCGGTGCAGGCGCAGATCCTGAACCTCCTCGAGGATGCCAAGAAGAGGCACGGGCTTTCACTGCTGTTCATCGCGCACAACATGGCCGTTGTGAAGAACATCAGCGACCGCGTGATGATCATGTACTTGGGCCGCATCTGCGAAATCGTTCCCGCAGAAGACATGCAGAACCGCGCGCTGCATCCGTACACGCAGTTGCTGCTGTCCTCGATCCCCGATCCCGACGCAACAGTTACCGCGGCGCAGAACGTCGAACAGAAGGTCATCGAACTTCCGTCGCCGCTGAACCCACCGAGTGGTTGCCGATTCCGCACCCGGTGCCCGCTCGCCACGGATCGCTGCGCCGAGGAAGTTCCGGAGCTACGACTCGTCGACGGCGGACACCAGGTGGCGTGCCACAACGTGTGA
- a CDS encoding ABC transporter ATP-binding protein yields MTTSVTNGVPLLQADNIRTVFATPRGKLRAVDGVSIHVSEGETLGIVGESGSGKSVLGRTIMGLLQKGPALDITGTVTFAGRDMATMKKSEMKHFWGPEIAMVFQDPMTSLNPFKRIGTHITESLKFHLGLKKDAARDRAAELLSMVGIPEPKRRLDQYPHELSGGMRQRVVIAMALACEPKLLIADEPTTALDVTVQKQILDLLASLNDKLNMAVILISHDLGVVSGRSDRVAVMYAGSVVETSATEELFSRPRHPYTEALMAAIPRLDSPTHTVLQTIPGGLPDMTKPMAGCRFAARCRYAQDDCLTGDPALALGGPGDNTSDGHSFACHFPVDTPEGTAALVANEKAGKTAAGLSLAVKEMV; encoded by the coding sequence GTGACCACTTCAGTGACAAATGGCGTACCGCTGCTGCAAGCGGACAACATCCGAACCGTATTCGCGACTCCCCGAGGAAAACTGCGGGCCGTCGACGGTGTGTCGATCCACGTTTCCGAGGGTGAGACTCTTGGCATCGTCGGTGAATCGGGTTCCGGCAAGTCGGTTCTCGGCCGCACCATCATGGGCCTGCTCCAGAAGGGGCCAGCTCTCGACATCACCGGAACGGTCACGTTTGCCGGCCGCGATATGGCGACGATGAAAAAGTCCGAGATGAAGCACTTCTGGGGCCCGGAGATCGCCATGGTCTTCCAGGATCCGATGACCTCGCTCAACCCGTTCAAGCGTATCGGCACGCACATCACCGAATCCTTGAAGTTCCATCTCGGACTCAAGAAGGACGCGGCCCGCGACCGCGCCGCGGAACTGCTGTCGATGGTGGGAATTCCGGAGCCGAAGCGTCGCCTCGACCAGTACCCCCACGAGCTGTCCGGCGGTATGCGCCAGCGAGTGGTGATCGCGATGGCTCTGGCCTGCGAGCCGAAGTTGCTGATCGCGGACGAGCCGACCACGGCATTGGACGTGACGGTGCAGAAGCAGATCCTGGATCTGCTCGCATCGCTCAACGACAAGCTCAACATGGCCGTGATCCTCATCAGTCACGACTTGGGCGTGGTGTCGGGACGTTCTGATCGCGTCGCCGTCATGTACGCCGGTTCCGTCGTGGAAACCTCGGCGACGGAAGAGCTTTTCTCACGTCCACGGCACCCGTACACCGAAGCGCTGATGGCCGCGATTCCGCGACTCGATTCGCCGACGCACACGGTGCTGCAAACCATTCCGGGTGGACTGCCGGACATGACAAAGCCGATGGCCGGTTGCCGCTTTGCAGCTCGCTGCAGGTATGCCCAAGACGACTGCTTGACCGGCGACCCGGCACTCGCGCTCGGTGGACCGGGCGACAATACGTCGGACGGCCATTCGTTTGCGTGCCATTTCCCCGTCGACACCCCTGAGGGCACAGCGGCATTGGTAGCCAACGAGAAGGCCGGCAAGACCGCAGCGGGTCTATCGCTCGCAGTGAAGGAGATGGTCTGA
- a CDS encoding ABC transporter permease — MSEVTPDGAAPSPAPSEVMTYRQQTVLLAPGPIETLEKPKNLVLIGTILTVVGIALLGTALFGSGIMMMVRIVIGLASLVFLFKGLGKVGIAKWGSQFDLSYWLACIWLVALVVAAIVAPLLPLGEYKDTVKTLAEPGFAPPSLLSEHPLGTNNFGLDLLARALYGARASLTVAICAVLIGIVIGGTIGVMAGYFRGKIDAVVGILTNSLLAIPSLVLLIALAAVLTSNLRNITLALSILCIPSMVRIARANTIVVAQREFVLAARAMGATKWRVIWRELVPNVLVPVAALGLVAVSGLIVAEASLSFLGLGIAQPDPTWGNMIAEGQGGIVEKHPFIVLVPGVFLFLTVFSFNLIGEKYRSKL; from the coding sequence ATGTCTGAAGTGACGCCCGACGGAGCGGCCCCGTCGCCGGCCCCGTCCGAGGTGATGACATATCGGCAGCAGACCGTCCTGCTGGCACCCGGTCCGATAGAAACGCTGGAGAAGCCGAAGAATCTGGTCCTGATCGGCACGATCCTGACCGTCGTCGGTATCGCTCTGCTCGGCACCGCCCTGTTCGGGTCCGGCATCATGATGATGGTTCGTATCGTCATCGGCCTGGCCTCCCTCGTGTTCCTGTTCAAGGGACTGGGAAAGGTCGGTATCGCAAAGTGGGGCAGCCAATTCGACCTGTCGTACTGGTTGGCCTGCATCTGGCTCGTCGCTCTGGTTGTTGCGGCCATCGTCGCGCCGCTCCTGCCTCTCGGTGAGTACAAGGACACGGTCAAGACTTTGGCCGAGCCCGGCTTCGCGCCTCCCAGCCTGCTTTCGGAGCATCCGCTCGGTACCAACAACTTCGGACTCGATCTCCTGGCCCGCGCGCTGTACGGAGCGCGTGCCTCGCTGACCGTCGCAATCTGTGCGGTGCTCATCGGTATCGTCATCGGTGGCACGATCGGCGTCATGGCCGGATACTTCCGGGGCAAGATCGACGCGGTAGTCGGGATCCTCACCAACTCGCTGCTCGCAATTCCGTCTCTGGTTCTGCTGATCGCACTTGCTGCCGTCCTCACGTCGAACCTGCGCAACATCACGCTGGCACTGTCGATCCTCTGCATTCCCAGCATGGTTCGAATAGCAAGAGCCAATACGATAGTGGTCGCCCAACGCGAGTTCGTCCTCGCGGCCCGGGCGATGGGTGCCACCAAATGGCGAGTCATCTGGCGAGAGTTGGTACCCAACGTTCTTGTTCCCGTCGCAGCACTCGGCCTCGTTGCCGTGTCCGGCCTGATCGTCGCGGAAGCATCGCTCAGCTTCCTCGGACTCGGCATCGCACAGCCGGATCCCACGTGGGGCAACATGATCGCAGAAGGCCAGGGCGGCATCGTGGAGAAGCACCCGTTCATCGTTCTGGTGCCCGGCGTCTTCCTCTTCCTGACGGTGTTCTCGTTCAACCTCATCGGTGAGAAGTATCGGAGCAAGCTGTGA